The Podospora pseudocomata strain CBS 415.72m chromosome 1 map unlocalized CBS415.72m_1, whole genome shotgun sequence genome has a segment encoding these proteins:
- a CDS encoding uncharacterized protein (EggNog:ENOG503Q3WE; COG:S), with protein sequence MSLTDIHTISFSSLLPSGTLHGLTQSDRDRLTDYAEGETRAERTKDWCALDKIDFMDAIGAMGTVVQEQDLEKKVFIHQGTTEAGVCQHQPPASEPIKPFQKWIKTLHKRALRRQELFGGDGNNTPCCLDMEGRSSMTWDSGHYRHSSDSSFNFVSAVKSASISLTSVSVLTRSRKNTIRSSRGHSRTDRSSRASVSGARLSEDSFCQERQVVLDPAVIERSLQRRRILEELISTEESYIGDVRFLMNVYVTILASLPTLPVAIRSSINQNLTDIVELHEEMLGELHRAVPHSEYSQLDVPLQAPQANQAARGHQRWRSLDAVPEDKDGVAWLRDVPGLLAEPQTVAEVAKIFKNKASGKPQMNRFFIYEEYGAKYELMIKDVASAHRTMPGWQSYQKGLEVLAASVGSIDGQGDHSKKSLTIGDLLVKPIQRVCKYPLLFSELLKHTPVVDCPYSHMEIENTLIRLREATAEINRATDDPRVRTVLEKTWILQDRLAFPNQQLDATTKNRIRSFGHIQLCGALHVCWQSKEGVNGQYMVALLYKEWFCLATASKIDQVYTIQACIALSNIKVEEVDNGRGLQCHTAPYSWKIVFLCDNQLYELILTACTPKEELEWRTRLSSRTLSVPDQDLMQPAIFSSLSLDIKTLGTVFRKPGTIARRISIHRATTVGPRSPLCQVILKNTSVIKDAPTASYSAQINRSQSLLATNHRIPVLAPSRGERARLEALMSDVWTRDILPFPGITARSRSEHLVRSSASSVMRKLSVVSIASSFTKRSASLASLQKNVTTEEEVTTRNNKEGGVVQTAAVMATTTSVRGRSEDDCMSFLSVIPDEAERSSSFLLATGPEQQWESTATEVFATTTAKERVGDITAETTTRTSVFYGGERNQSRPCTPMVGVLQPSTNSSRRPSLQKSHFSEASLSREDLKKENRLTSPPDSVGKTSSRSQKLASRWAKVGVLHREAVVGIRSFLFR encoded by the exons ATGTCACTCACGGATATCCATACTATATCGTTCTCTTCGCTACTCCCGTCTGGCACGCTCCATGGTCTTACACAGTCTGACAGGGACAGGCTGACCGACTACGCCGAGGGAGAGACGCGCGCCGAGAGAACGAAGGATTGGTGCGCTTTGGATAAGATCGATTTCATGGATGCCATTGGTGCCATGGGCACTGTGGTGCAAGAGCAGGACTTAGAGAAGAAAGTATTCATCCACCAGGGGACCACTGAAGCTGGAGTTTGTCAACACCAGCCGCCGGCGTCCGAACCGATCAAGCCGTTTCAGAAATGGATAAAGACGTTGCATAAACGAGCGTTGCGTCGTCAGGAACTCTTTGGGGGCGATGGTAATAATACACCATGCTGTCTCGATATGGAAGGGAGAAGTTCGATGACTTGGGATTCGGGGCACTATCGGCACTCGTCAGATTCGTCATTCAACTTTGTGTCGGCGGTCAAAAGCGCCAGTATCTCCCTGACAAGCGTCAGTGTCTTGACGCGCTCACGGAAAAACACGATACGATCATCTCGTGGCCACTCGAGGACGgaccgcagcagcagagctTCCGTCTCGGGAGCACGGCTTTCTGAAGACAGTTTCTGTCAGGAACGACAGGTGGTGCTGGATCCCGCCGTCATCGAAAGGTCGCTACAACGACGTCGAATattggaggagttgatcaGCACCGAAGAGAGCTATATTGGGGACGTGAGGTTCCTGATGAAT GTATATGTCACGATACTAGCTTCTTTACCGACACTACCCGTCGCCATACGTTCCTCCATCAACCAGAACTTGACCGACATTGTGGAGTTGCACGAGGAAATGCTAGGAGAGCTCCATCGAGCGGTCCCTCACTCTGAATATTCTCAGCTCGATGTGCCGCTTCAAGCCCCCCAAGCTAACCAAGCTGCCCGTGGACACCAGCGTTGGAGGAGCCTTGATGCTGTCCCGGAGGACAAAGACGGGGTAGCATGGCTGCGAGATGTGCCCGGGTTGCTCGCAGAGCCCCAAACGGTGGCAGAAGTTGCAAAGAtcttcaagaacaaggcAAGCGGCAAGCCCCAG ATGAATCGATTCTTTATCTATGAAGAGTACGGGGCAAAGTACGAACTCATGATTAAAGATGTCGCATCTGCCCATCGGACAATGCCAGGATGGCAGTCGTATCAAAAGGGATTGGAAGTTCTCGCTGCATCCGTGGGCTCGATCGACGGCCAAGGCGATCATTCCAAGAAGAGTCTGACCATCGGTGACCTTCTTGTCAAA CCGATTCAACGGGTATGCAAGTACCCTTTGCTCTTCTCTGAGCTGCTCAAGCATACGCCGGTGGTGGACTGTCCCTATTCGCACATGGAGATCGAGAACACGCTTATCAGGCTACGTGAGGCCACGGCCGAGATCAACCGGGCCACAGACGACCCTCGTGTGCGTACGGTGCTGGAGAAAACTTGGATTCTCCAGGACAGGCTTGCATTTCCTAACCAG CAACTAGATGCCACTACCAAGAACCGTATTCGGTCTTTCGGCCACATTCAGCTTTGCGGTGCCCTTCATGTCTGCTGGCAGTCCAAAGAAGGGGTGAACGGGCAGTATATGGTGGCGCTCCTGTACAAGGAGTGGTTTTGCCTTGCGACGGCTAGTAAGATCGACCAGGTATACACGATTCAGGCGTGCATCGCATTGTCAAACATTAAGGTGGAAGAGGTAGATAACGGTCGAG GACTCCAGTGTCACACGGCGCCGTATTCTTGGAAGATTGTCTTTTTGTGCGACAACCAACTGTACGAACTCATCCTCACCGCCTGCACGCCGAAGGAGGAACTGGAATGGCGTACTCGGCTCAGCAGCCGGACCTTGAGCGTCCCGGACCAGGACCTAATGCAACCGGCCATCTTCAGCTCGCTTTCACTGGATATCAAAACACTGGGGACTGTTTTTAGAAAACCAG GAACCATTGCCAGAAGAATATCGATACACCGAGCAACGACGGTGGGGCCAAGATCTCCTTTGTGTCAAGTCATTCTCAAAAACACGAGCGTCATCAAGGATGCGCCGACAGCGAGCTACAGCGCTCAAATCAACCGATCGCAGTCCCTGTTGGCCACAAACCACCGTATCCCGGTGTTGGCGCCTTCCCGTGGTGAAAGGGCCCGGCTCGAGGCTCTCATGTCGGATGTGTGGACCCGGGACATACTGCCCTTTCCCGGGATAACTGCCCGATCCAGGAGCGAGCACCTTGTTAGgtcgtcggcctcgtcaGTCATGCGGAAGTTAAGCGTCGTGAGTATCGCGAGTAGTTTTACGAAACGTTCCGCAAGCCTTGCAAGCTTGCAAAAGAATGTtaccaccgaggaggaggtgacaACGCGAAATAAcaaggagggtggtgttgtccaaacggcggcggtgatggcaaCAACGACATCAGTACGTGGGAGGTCAGAAGATGATTGTATGTCTTTTCTCTCGGTCATTCCTGATGAAGCAGAGAGAAGCAGCTCCTTTTTGCTGGCAACGGGGCCAGAACAACAGTGGGAGTCGACCGCGACGGAGGTTTTCGCAACGACGACGGCAAAGGAACGGGTCGGCGATATCACGGCCGAAACAACGACACGCACATCAGTCTTTTACGGGGGAGAAAGGAACCAGTCACGGCCTTGTACACCGATGGTGGGTGTACTGCAGCCGTCTACGAACAGCTCGCGGCGGCCGAGCTTGCAAAAGTCGCATTTTAGCGAGGCGTCGTTGTCCCGGGAAGatctgaagaaggagaacaGGCTTACTTCGCCTCCAGACTCGGTAGGGAAGACTTCGTCTCGGTCACAAAAGCTCGCGAGTCGTTGGGCTAAAGTTGGGGTTCTCCATCgcgaggcggtggtgggcatcCGAAGCTTTTTGTTTCGTTGA
- a CDS encoding uncharacterized protein (EggNog:ENOG503P2SW; COG:S), translated as MGKLIKNHWARLIILASATYQIAAAIEGYFWPKILWDFLTKTLDGAVKPIPVLQTINLICGLFLLAWEWPLNFIAGTSIHRSLEARLAFLPLSALAAALLYQGANAAIYQVIGLGVYFWAYSEGEIICAKPWTLPQRGGKGSRA; from the exons ATGGGAAAGCTTATCAAGAACCACTGGGCGAGGCTCATCATCCTGGCCTCGGCAACTT ACCAGATTGCCGCTGCGATAGAAGGGTACTTCTGGCCCAAGATCCTGTGGGACTTCCTCACCAAGACCCTCGACGGTGCCGTCAAGCCGATACCAGTCCTCCAgaccatcaacctcatctgcggccttttccttcttgcGTGGGAGTGGCCCCTCAACTTCATCGCCGGCACCAGCATCCACCGCAGTCTCGAAGCCCGTCTCGCATTCCTTCCTCTTTCCGCActcgccgccgccctgcTGTACCAAGGTGCCAACGCTGCGATTTATCAGGTGATTGGACTGGGGGTGTATTTCTGGGCGTACAGTGAAGGAGAG ATCATCTGCGCAAAGCCATGGACACTACCACAACGAGGCGGAAAGGGAAGCAGAGCATAA
- a CDS encoding uncharacterized protein (COG:G; COG:O; EggNog:ENOG503NZH6): MKSSPSKTLLSSLLAASFATLSLAQLSVPATLPGQWQYEGCYTDIPGRTLTGGGYVNGTHMTAETCISYCQTRGFKFAGTEYSVECFCGKSIAPAAAQVADSVCNMACSGDATQPCGAGSRLSLYSTTEDLGPKANPGVNGFTHMGCYSEGTTGRTLTHGIGSIPAGEMTVAKCTAACAAANYILAGVEYGGECFCGNTISNGGAPAASGCSMTCNGNTTEFCGGPSRLNVYNYQNQYTPSSTSSPPAAATTATTATGTVSTGPPPPPSPTPSGPSQPAAVGDDYVWYGCYTESPGPRALSGATYASDDMTLESCQAFCSAYTYFGTEYGRECYCGNSFTVGSVVAPAGECSMLCAGNPFNYCGAGNRLSVYARNGTSIPSGTNTSAAPTTTSPPLVVTGLPEGWSYQGCWIDGAQGRILPVQLVDSPTNSQSECASRCVAGGYKISGVQYTQQCFCGNAIFNGGVTTSESQCSMNCPGNPTQKCGAGDRMNIVSEGEPEIYQPPAPQVRGLNGSWEYQGCVEDNVNNKRTLSWQLFFPGVMTPNMCLNRCREFGYAAAGLEYGEECYCGDPPNIAAAGATFRPETECAITCAGNASAICGGLGRLTTYFWTGTPLYSWGFPQDYRAGQYQHLVNGVNCPLITQETITGKVSFISKGGTGPGNETGVYELDMQTLTFRELHIKTDVFCAAGVTLPDKAGRQLNVGGWSGESLQGTRIYWPDGSPGVPGTNDWEENVWELSLQRGRWYPTAMIMTNGSILVIGGSIGANDAAEPTIELLPATGAAPLEMEWLTRTHPNNLYPFLSVLPSGGIFVQYWNEARILDPVTFATIKVLPNAPGAVNDPKGGRTYPLEGAAVLLPQRWPYTDYLGYLVCGGSTEGTSNALDNCVSTYPDAPNPVWTIERMPSKRVMSCMSPLPDGTYLIVNGAQHGVAGFGLANTPNLNAVLYDPTKPVHSRMTVMANTTIPRMYHSEAITLLDGRVLISGSNPEDGVYPDEYRVEVFVPPYLLNGLPRPTFAITNKDWTYNQTNIPFTLGVAARNGPITVTLLASVSSTHGNSMGARTLMPRVSCAGTACTVDAPPNVNIAPPGWYQMFVLDGGVPAIGKYIRIGGDPGQLGNWPEGPDFSRPGI; this comes from the exons ATGAAGTCCTCACCATCCAAGAcccttctctcttctctcctcgCTGCTTCTTTCGCCACCCTTTCACTCGCTCAACTTTCAGTCCCTGCCACTCTTCCAGGACAATGGCAGTATGAGGGCTGTTACACAGATATTCCGGGGCGGACCCTCACCGGCGGCGGCTATGTCAACGGCACCCATATGACCGCCGAGACATGCATCAGCTATTGCCAGACCCGAGGCTTTAAGTTTGCTGGAACTGAGTACAGCGTAGAATG CTTCTGCGGTAAGAGCATTGCTCCTGCGGCTGCCCAAGTTGCGGACTCGGTCTGCAACATGGCCTGCTCTGGAGACGCAACGCAGCCTTGCGGTGCGGGAAGCAGACTCTCGCTCTATTCCACCACCGAAGACTTGGGTCCCAAGGCCAACCCAGGCGTAAATGGCTTCACACATATGGGGTGCTACTCTGAAGGGACGACTGGCCGCACACTCACACACGGGATCGGCAGCATTCCTGCTGGTGAGATGACTGTTGCCAAGTGCACAGCTGCCTGTGCTGCGGCCAACTACATTCTTGCTGGCGTTGAGTATGGTGGAGAGTGCTTCTGCGGTAATACTATCTCCAACGGCGGTGCCCCTGCTGCCAGCGGCTGCAGTATGACGTGCAACGGCAACACTACCGAGTTCTGCGGTGGCCCCAGCCGCCTCAATGTGTACAACTACCAGAACCAGTACACCCCGTCGTCAACTTCCAGCCCTCCTGCCGCAGCCACTACTGCGACTACGGCGACAGGCACCGTCTCTACCggaccccctccccctcctagCCCTACTCCTTCTGGGCCATCACAGCCCGCCGCGGTCGGAGATGACTACGTCTGGTATGGATGCTACACCGAGTCTCCCGGCCCTCGTGCCCTGAGCGGTGCCACCTATGCTTCCGACGATATGACCCTCGAGTCCTGCCAGGCCTTCTGCTCTGCCTACACCTACTTCGGAACCGAGTATGGCAGGGAGTGCTACTGCGGCAACAGCTTCACTGTCGGCTCCGTTGTGGCCCCTGCCGGTGAATGCAGCATGCTCTGCGCCGGCAACCCCTTCAACTATTGTGGCGCCGGCAACCGTCTGTCGGTTTATGCCAGGAACGGCACTTCCATTCCCTCTGGCACAAACACCTCCGCTGCGCCAACCACGACCTCGCCTCCTCTTGTCGTCACTGGCCTTCCCGAAGGCTGGAGCTATCAGGGATGCTGGATCGATGGTGCTCAGGGCCGCATTCTCCCCGTTCAGCTCGTCGACAGCCCCACTAACAGCCAGAGCGAGTGCGCGAGCCGCTGCGTGGCTGGCGGCTACAAGATCAGCGGTGTCCAGTACACTCAGCAGTGCTTTTGCGGCAATGCCATCTTCAATGGCGGCGTGACCACTTCCGAGTCTCAGTGCAGCATGAACTGCCCCGGCAACCCGACCCAGAAGTGCGGTGCCGGTGACCGCATGAACATCGTCTCCGAGGGCGAACCTGAGATCTACcagcctcctgctccccagGTCCGCGGTCTCAACGGCTCGTGGGAGTACCAAGGCTGCGTTGAGGAcaacgtcaacaacaagcgCACCCTCTCCTGGCAGCTTTTCTTCCCTGGCGTCATGACGCCTAACATGTGTCTGAACAGGTGCAGAGAGTTCGGCTATGCCGCTGCTGGTCTTGAGTACGGTGAGGAATGCTACTGCGGTGATCCCCCCAACATTGCTGCCGCTGGCGCTACCTTCCGCCCAGAGACTGAGTGTGCCATCACCTGTGCTGGCAACGCTTCGGCTATTTGCGGTGGTCTCGGTCGTCTGACTACCTACTTTTGGACTGGCACCCCCCTCTACAGCTGGGGCTTCCCTCAGGATTACCGTGCCGGCCAGTACCAGCACTTGGTCAACGGTGTCAACTGCCCGCTCATCACTCAGGAGACCATCACCGGCAAggtctccttcatctccaagGGTGGTACCGGCCCTGGCAACGAGACTGGTGTCTACGAGCTCGATATGCAAACCCTCACTTTCCGTGAGCTTCACATCAAGACCGATGTCTTCTGCGCTGCTGGCGTGACCCTCCCCGACAAGGCTGGTCGTCAACTCAATGTCGGCGGTTGGTCCGGTGAGTCTCTCCAGGGCACCCGCATCTACTGGCCTGATGGATCCCCCGGCGTCCCCGGCACCAACGACTGGGAGGAGAACGTCTGGGAGCTCAGCCTGCAAAGAGGCCGCTGGTATCCCACCGCCATGATCATGACCAACGgctccatcctcgtcattgGTGGCTCCATCGGCGCCAACGACGCCGCCGAGCCCACCATCGAGctcctccccgccaccgGTGCTGCCCCATTGGAAATGGAATGGCTCACCCgcacccaccccaacaacctctaCCCCTTCCTCTCGGTCCTCCCCAGCGGCGGCATCTTCGTCCAATACTGGAACGAGGCCCGCATCCTCGACCCCGTCACCTTCGCCACAATCAAGGTCCTCCCCAACGCCCCCGGCGCTGTCAACGACCCCAAGGGCGGCCGCACCTACCCTCTCGAGGGTGCcgctgtcctcctcccccagcgcTGGCCATACACCGACTACCTCGGCTACCTCGTCTGCGGTGGTTCAACAGAGGGCACCTCCAACGCGCTGGACAACTGCGTGTCCACCTATCCCGacgcccccaaccccgtctgGACCATCGAGCGCATGCCCTCCAAGCGCGTCATGTCCTGCATgtctcccctccccgacgGAACATACCTCATCGTCAACGGCGCGCAGCATGGCGTGGCCGGTTTCGGcctcgccaacacccccaacctaAACGCCGTGCTCTACGACCCCACCAAGCCCGTTCACAGCCGCATGACCGTCAtggccaacaccaccatcccgaGAATGTACCACTCCgaagccatcaccctcctcgacggccgCGTCCTCATCTCGGGCTCCAACCCCGAGGACGGCGTCTACCCCGATGAATACCGCGTCGAGGTCTTTGTGCCCCCTTACCTCCTCAACGGCCTCCCTAGGCCAACTTTTGCGATTACAAACAAGGACTGGACATACAACCAGACCAACATCCCCTTTACCCTCGGCGTCGCGGCAAGGAACGGCCCCATCACTGTTACTTTGTTGGCGTCGGTCTCTTCCACGCATGGCAACTCCATGGGCGCGAGGACGCTCATGCCGAGGGTGAGCTGCGCGGGGACGGCGTGCACGGTTGATGCCCCCCCCAACGTCAATATTGCTCCTCCGGGGTGGTACCAGATGTTTGTTTTGGATGGCGGTGTTCCGGCGATTGGAAAGTACATTCGCATTGGTGGTGATCCAGGGCAGTTGGGTAACTGGCCTGAGGGGCCTGATTTTTCGAGGCCGGGGATTTAA
- a CDS encoding uncharacterized protein (EggNog:ENOG503P5WY; COG:S) has product MTRGEATRAKVFFKGEHDDFVVVVDSAEDYQKWVSDRSTPLAQVVSSFKVFATHRHGPHGRLEGASNALLENEFGTSNEDEAVIKILEKGTLQEFEVCET; this is encoded by the exons atgacTCGTGGAGAGGCTACCCGCGCCAAGGTTTTCTTCAAGGGCGAGCACGATGActttgttgtcgttgtcgacAGTGCTGAGGACTACCAGAAGTGGGTTTCTGACAGATCTACCCCCCTCGCCCAGGTTGTCTCTTCTTTCAAGGTCTTTGCTACTCACCG CCACGGTCCCCACGGCAGACTTGAGGGTGCCTCGAATGCCCTGCTTGAAAACGAGTTTGGTACTTCCAACGAGGACGAGGCCGTGATTAAGATTTTGGAGAAGGGCACACTGCAGGAGTTTGAGGTATGTGAAACTTGA
- the NAS2 gene encoding putative 26S proteasome regulatory subunit (COG:O; EggNog:ENOG503P5F5), which yields MHNSASQSRDGVWINCLHIPRNRIEGVNVGVSGCWIDETGLTGGDCCRGYPAVPPERDALPGWWWGGGWRGGSLAQKAPWLRSMIATPPNLNIPELQSCEIRRTRHWWEADLCDGSFPILISIPANHRHLHFSYHQVSPNIMSNLHAPTVPSGPTTVPVTNGHATHLSIQELQRKKDNIEAELRALGGVLDSHGVDMNTSLLTHDGFPRADIDVAQIRTTRARIIHLRNDWKDLMALIEKRLHEHFASLEDNDDDTTVNDPNSVNVALPQDSVPETFDPAFAKVNTVVENSPAATAGLKPGDLIRNFGYVNRENHDGLRKVAECVQGNEGQNILVKVSRTNGGGGGHAQELRLTLTPRRDWGGRGLLGCHILPL from the exons ATGCACAATTCGGCATCTCAATCTCGGGACGGCGTGTGGATCAACTGCCTGCATATACCACGAAACCGCATCGAAGGTGTGAATGTTGGTGTGAGTGGATGTTGGATCGATGAGACGGGACTCACGGGAGGCGATTGCTGCCGGGGGTACCCTGCTGTACCGCCGGAACGGGACGCGCTtccagggtggtggtggggaggagggtggcgcGGGGGTTCACTTGCCCAGAAGGCGCCCTGGTTGCGGTCAATGATTGCTACCCCGCCAAACTTGAACATTCCAGAGCTGCAGAGCTGTGAGATCCGCCGAACGCGTCATTGGTGGGAGGCTGATTTGTGTGATGGAAGCTTCCCTATTCTTATTTCCATTCCAGCAAACCACCGCCACTTGCATTTCAGCTATCACCAGGTATCGCCGAACATCATGAGCAACCTTCATGCGCCGACGGTTCCATCAGGGCCTACCACTGTCCCCGTCACCAACGGCCATGCTACACATCTGTCCATTCAAGAGCTCCAGCGCAAGAAGGACAACATCGAGGCCGAACTCAGAGCACTCGGTGGCGTGCTGGACTCG CATGGTGTCGACATGAACACGAGTCTCCTCACCCACGATGGTTTTCCCCGAGCCGATATTGATGTGGCGCAAA TTCGAACCACAAGAGCACGCATCATCCATCTTCGAAATGACTGGAAAGACCTGATGGCTTTGATTGAGAAGCGCCTTCATGAGCACTTTGCCAGTCTAGAGGACAATGACGACGATACAACAGTGAACGATCCTAACAGTGTCAATGTTGCCCTTCCACAAGACTCGGTACCCGAAACATTTGATCCAGCCTTTGCCAAGGTTAACACAGTGGTGGAGAATAGCCCCGCTGCAACAGCAGGACTCAAGCCTGGGGACTTGATTCGAAACTTTGGCTATGTCAATAGAGAGAACCACGATGGCCTACGGAAAGTGGCTGAGTGCGTCCAAGGCAACGAAGGG CAAAACATTCTTGTTAAAGTTTCTCGAACaaatggaggaggaggaggtcacgCACAGGAACTGAGACTGACGCTGACACCGCGGCGTGACTGGGGTGGTCGGGGTTTGCTGGGCTGCCATATCTTGCCATTGTGA
- the GSP1 gene encoding GTP-binding nuclear protein gsp1/Ran (COG:U; BUSCO:EOG09264LKR; EggNog:ENOG503NW2J), with the protein MAEAQTIPTFKLVLVGDGGTGKTTFVKRHLTGEFEKKYMATLGVEVHPLAFTTNYGQIQFDVWDTAGQEKFGGLRDGYYINGQCGIIMFDVTSRITYKNVPNWHRDLTRVCENIPIVLCGNKVDVKERKVKAKTITFHRKKNLQYYDISAKSNYNFEKPFLWLARKLVGNPGLEFVAAPALAPAEVQVDQALLAQYEAELNQAAHEPLPDDEDDL; encoded by the exons ATGGCTGAAGCGCAGACCATTCCGACCTTCAAGCTGGtccttgttggtgatggtggtacCGGAAAG ACCACCTTCGTCAAGCGCCATTTGACCGGTGAATTCGAGAAGAAGTACATGGCCACCCTCGGCGTTGAGGTTCACCCTCTTGCCTTCACCACC AACTACGGTCAGATCCAGTTCGACGTCTGGGATACCGCCGGTCAGGAGAAGTTCGGTGGTCTCCGTGATGGTTACTACATCAACGGCCAATGCGGCATCATCATGTTTGACGTCACTTCCCGCATCACCTACAAGAACGTTCCCAACTGGCACC GTGATCTTACCCGTGTCTGCGAGAACATCCCCATCGTTCTCTGCGGCAACAAGGTCGACGTCAAGGAGCGCAAGGTGAAGGCCAAGACCATCACTTTCCACCGGAAAAAGAACCTCCAATACTATGATATTTCCGCCAAGTCCAACTACAACTTCGAGAAGCCCTTCCTCTGGCTCGCCCGCAAGCTTGTTGGCAACCCCGGCCTT GAGTTTGTCGCCGCCCCCGCGCTTGCCCCCGCTGAGGTCCAGGTCGATCAGGCTCTCCTTGCCCAGTACGAGGCCGAGCTTAACCAGGCCGCCCACGAGCCCCTTcccgacgatgaggatgaccTTTGA
- a CDS encoding uncharacterized protein (EggNog:ENOG503PEA4), which translates to MTDQHPPQDDNTTTTNNNNTHRPSFVSFWKKGKELALGQGRKKKEVKFVEAGGSAVGSGGEQSSDNQGNDGSGVPESKAAHRRAQVRRAQIQHRQRKANYVKELEQEVAKIRKQIEDVDKERRVLRVENEGMKAELRLRNGVSFPGPQPAPPQQQQGVAGPWYMSEEMDFTMTMQLGYDEVLGAPCYMVSGLSSPGFEAVTKATTAATAIPNSSILPTPPTTATFAPASSSSITTPTKNPITNTPDHPPELPYMTPPQIQTAINFILALEHTCRTHFHPSHFSPSTSSPVTTPPFHSSQGHSLTATSLALSSAPSSIFTAAKRTQLFPGSGINLKPSSSGTESLEWENSALTLKNLYRLSKVLEKEGEDRTEITPVQAWFEILAKYGVERVMERVERLKGELGGRRVVRCPHFGARVDRGEWEVVVEGVMG; encoded by the exons ATGACagatcaacaccccccacaaGACGataacaccaccaccaccaacaacaacaacacccacagACCATCGTTTGTTTCGTTTTGGAAAAAAGGGAAGGAATTAGCTTTGGGGCAggggaggaaaaagaaagaggtgAAGTTTGTAGAAGCGGGGGGGTCGGCTGTTGgtagcggtggtg AACAATCATCAGACAACCAAGGAAACGACGGCTCTGGAGTCCCAGAATCAAAAGCCGCCCACCGCCGCGCCCAAGTCAGGCGAGCGCAGATCCAGCACCGCCAACGCAAAGCCAACTATGTCAAGGAGCTTGAACAAGAGGTGGCCAAGATAAGGAAGCAGATTGAGGACGTGGacaaggagaggagggtgttgagggtggagAATGAGGGGATGAAGGCcgagttgaggttgaggaacgGGGTGTCATTCCCAGGTCCACAGCCAGCGCcgccgcaacagcagcaaggggtAGCAGGGCCGTGGTATATGTCTGAAGAAATGGACTTCACAATGACGATGCAGCTCGGCTACGACGAGGTGCTAGGAGCGCCGTGTTACATGGTTAGCGGGTTATCATCCCCAGGGTTTGAAGCAGTGacgaaagccaccacagcagcaaccgccatccccaactcTAGCATCCTACCCACACCACCGACAACAGCAACTTTCGcccctgcttcctcttcctcgatcaccaccccaaccaaaaaccccatcaccaacacccccgaccaCCCCCCCGAGCTACCCTACATGACCCCACCCCAAATCCAAACCGCCATCAACTTTATCCTCGC ACTAGAACACACCTGCAGAACCCacttccacccctcccacttctccccttccacctcctccccagtcaccacccccccattccACTCCTCCCAAGGGCACTCCCTCACCGCAACATCCCTCGCCCTGTCCTCCGCCCCGTCATCAATTTTCACAGCCGCCAAACGCACCCAGCTTTTCCCGGGAAGTGGCATCAATCtcaaaccatcatcatcgggaACTGAGTCCCTAGAATGGGAAAACTCAGCCCTCACACTAAAAAATTTGTACCGGCTCTCAAAAGTGTtggaaaaagaaggcgaggacAGGACCGAGATCACGCCTGTGCAGGCTTGGTTTGAGATTTTGGCGAAAtatggggttgagagggtgaTGGAACGGGtcgagaggttgaagggggagttggggggtaggagggtggtgaggtgccCGCATTTTGGGGCGAGGGTggataggggggagtgggaggtggttgttgagggggttatggggtga